One genomic window of Pieris rapae chromosome 15, ilPieRapa1.1, whole genome shotgun sequence includes the following:
- the LOC110998212 gene encoding gastrula zinc finger protein XlCGF52.1-like — protein MEPAGSDNNDRSGVKREKMAESYNGQENVTYEMQPKQATVRYCCDDCDLTFEGLEYLILHKKFHGNEKDTPQMVPEPTMVVREGPKKRRKFKCDQCDVKVNSQYHLDIHRSKHEGNAAKKYLCQVCDRSFVAAQFLKSHMQSHSTTSTINCEICNKSFTGQAYLKLHMQLHNDIKKFKCSKCDEMFPTKNCLKIHMKKHSKVKNFKCDCCQKLFVSKITMEKHRQSHEGQPMDCLVKCNQCDRTMHSTLLRTHIARAHPSTIDDDVKRPHKCTTCGKSFIVKINLNLHIRVCHPDLADPEDEDDDVMTDNS, from the coding sequence ATGGAGCCGGCCGGTAGCGACAACAACGACAGATCTGGTGTAAAACGTGAAAAAATGGCAGAATCATACAATGGTCAGGAAAATGTCACCTACGAAATGCAACCAAAACAAGCCACGGTGCGTTATTGTTGTGACGATTGTGATTTAACGTTTGAAGGTTTAGAATACTTGATTTTGCATAAAAAGTTTCATGGTAATGAAAAAGATACTCCACAAATGGTACCAGAACCCACAATGGTTGTTAGAGAAGGTCCAAAAAAGAGGAGGAAGTTTAAATGTGATCAATGTGATGTTAAAGTAAATTCTCAGTACCATTTGGATATACATCGTAGTAAGCACGAAGGAAATGCagctaaaaagtatttatgtcAAGTATGTGATCGTAGCTTTGTAGCTGCCCAATTCCTTAAAAGTCACATGCAGTCCCATTCAACAACAAGCACAATTAATTGTgaaatttgcaataaaagcTTTACCGGACAAGCTTATTTAAAGCTCCATATGCAACTTCacaatgatataaaaaaatttaagtgcTCTAAATGTGATGAGATGTTCCCTACTAAAAACTGCTTAAAGATTCATATGAAAAAACACTCTAAAGTGAAGAATTTCAAATGCGATTGTTGTCAGAAACTCTTTGTATCAAAGATTACTATGGAAAAGCATCGCCAGAGCCATGAAGGACAGCCTATGGACTGTCTAGTTAAATGCAATCAATGTGACCGAACAATGCATTCGACTTTGCTTCGGACACATATAGCCAGAGCGCATCCTTCAACAATTGATGATGATGTTAAGCGACCACATAAATGTACAACTTGTGGTAAGAGTTTTATTGTTAAGATTAACTTGAACCTACATATCCGTGTCTGCCACCCTGATCTAGCAGACCCTGAAGATGAAGATGATGATGTAATGACGGATAACTCTTAG
- the LOC110998213 gene encoding small integral membrane protein 12: MWPLLLRFLRTNAPYITLPVAAVVGVIGYNIEGLLSDKYTPYSKPIQDQRVDRLEDELLKDPTNVQKLKYKANVLDKNVSPSLQKD; the protein is encoded by the exons ATGTGGCCTTTATTATTACGGTTTTTACGAACAAATGCACCATATATTACATTGCCTGTCGCGGCTGTAGTTGGAGTTATAGGTTATAATATAGAAGGACTATTATCTGATAAATACACTCCATATTCAA aacCAATTCAAGATCAAAGAGTAGATAGATTAGAGGATGAACTATTGAAAGATCCAACAAATgtgcaaaaattaaaatataaagctaatgtattagataaaaatgtaTCGCCTTCTTTACAAAAAGATTAG